DNA sequence from the Oxalobacteraceae sp. CFBP 8761 genome:
TCCTGCCTACCGCGCAAGTTATGAAAGCAGCTTCTCGGTTGCCTGGCACCGCGTGCAGTACAGCCTGGGCGGCTGGGCCGAATGGACCGACGCCGCGCGCAAGAGCGCCTACCCGATTTTGCTCGATGGCGAGCGCCGCGTGCTGCTGGCCGGCGAACACCTGAGCTACCTGACCGGCTGGCAAGCCGGCGCCATCGAATCGGCATGGCAGCAGGTCGAGGCACTGCACCGGAGGGCCAGCGCATGAAGACCCCGATCCTTGCACTGGCAAGCACTGTTCTGTGGGCCGGCGCAGTCCAGGCCCAGGCTCCCGCACCGGCAGACGGCAAGACCCTGTTTGCCAGGAACTGCGCGGCCTGCCACCAGGCCAATGGGCGCGGCATTCCCGGCGCGTTCCCGGCGCTCGTCGCCAGTCCGGTCGCCATCGGGCCGGCCGACGCGGCGGCCGAGGTGCTGCTCAAGGGCCGTGGCGGCATGCCCGATTTCAGCACAAGCCTGGATGACGCCGATATCGCCGCCGTCCTGACCTATGCGCGCAGCAGTTGGGGCAATCGCGCGCCGCCGATCGCCGGCGCCGAGGTCGCCATGCGGCGCGCGGCGCTGCAGGTCGCACCGGCGGGCGACAGCCGCTTCGGCAACAAGCACTGATGTTTTCCCTTTCCTTCCCATGCCCATGAAAGACGATCCAATGACATTTGCCGCTATCCGCTCCACCTCTTGCCTGGCCGCCGCGCTGCTGCTGGCGCCCGCCATCGCCAGCGCCGCAGCCACCGACATCGTGCGCCACAAGATCCCGAACTCGGATTTTCCCATTGCCCTGGCCGTGTCGGTGCCGCCCGGCGCGACGATCCACTTCATCAGCGGCCAGGTGCCGCCCATCGTCGACAAGGCGGCCGGCCCCGATACCATCGCGGCCTTTGGTGACACCAAGACGCAGACGGTCGGCGTGCTGCAGAAGATCAAGGAGATCCTCGCCGGCATGGGGTTGGGCATGGGCGACGTCGTCAAGATGCAGGTGTTCCTGGTGGGCGATCCGGCGCAGAAAGGGCGCGCCGACGTCACCGGCTTCATGGCCGGCTACACCCAGTTCTTCGGCGGTGCGCAGCCCAACCTGCCGGCTCGCGCGGTGATGCAGGTGGCGGGCCTGAGCAATCCCGGCTGGCTCGTGGAAATCGAAGTCGTGGCAGCAAAGAAGTAAGCGGCGCGGCCCACGCCGGGCCACGCCAACCATACCTATAACAGATCACGCCAACCAGGGAACCACCATGTACAAGACCATCATTCATACCAGTGTCGCCGCTGCCTTGCTGTCGTGGGGCGTGGCGGCCCACGCCACCGACAAGGCGGCCGAGCCGGCCGTCGATCCCGTTGTCGACACCGCGGCTGCCGCCGTGGCGCCGGACGGCCCCGCGATCGCCAGTACCGGCGTCGTGATCGTCACGGGCACGCGCGCCGCCGGCCTGACGGTCGAGGACAGCGCATCGCCGATCCAGGTGCTCGACGCGTCGTCGCTGGCCCGCACCGGCCAGCCCGACCTGATCCAGGCCCTGGCCCAGAACCTGCCGTCGCTCAATGCCCAGGCCTTCGGTAGCGACATGGCGGCGATGACGCTGTCGGCACGCCTGCGCGGCCTCTCGCCGAACAACACGCTGGTGCTGGTCAACGGCAAGCGCCGCCACGGCACCGCCAACCTGGCCGTGCTGGCCGGCGCCTTCCAGGGCGGCGCTGCAGCCGACCTGAACTTCATTCCGGTAGCGGCGATCGAGCGCGTCGAAGTGCTGCAGGACGGCGCGGCCGCGCAATATGGCACCGACGCCATCGCCGGCGTCATCAACATCATCCTCAAGTCCAATTACCGTGGCGGCAGCGCCAACGTCAGTGGCGGTGGCTATATGGACGGCGGCGGGCACACGGGCGACGGCATGGCCAATATCGGCCTGACCCCGTTCACCGATGCCTGGCTGTCGCTGACAGCGGAAACGAAGTACCACGGCTTTTCGCAGCGCGGCGGGATCGATCCGCGCGTCGTCGATCCGGCCACGATGGCGGCGATGCCGTCGCTCGTCAATGCGCCAGGCTACCCGTACCTGAACAAGATCCAGGGCGACGCCCAGTACCGCCAGCACATCTTCGCCGCCAACTTCGGCGTGGACCTGGGCGGCGACACCGAGTTGTACAGCTTTGCCACCTATGGCAAGAAGGAAGCGCGGGCCTTCGAGAACTACCGCATGCCCAACCGCCTGCCGACGATCTACCCGCTGGGTTTCAGCCCGCAGGAGACGTTCGACGAAGAAGACTATGCGTTCACGTTCGGCATCAAGGGCAAGGTGTTCGGCAACTGGAACTGGGATCTGTCGAGTACCTACGGCAAGGACGTGGCCAAGCTGGGCGTGGCCAATTCGGCCAATATCTCGCTGTTTACCGACACCGGCGCGACGCCGCTTGATTTCGCGGCCGGGGAATTCCAGGCCAGCCAGTGGACCAACAACCTTGACCTGCGCCGCGAGTTCGATGTTGGCATGGCTACGCCACTGACGCTGGCGCTGGGCCTCGAGCACCGCCGCGATACCTACGCGATTGTCGCGGGCGACGCCGCATCGCGCTACAAGGAAGGCGCGCAGTCGTTCCCGGGCTTCTCGCTGACCGACGCCGGAAAACACAGCCGCAACAACAAGGCGGTCTACGCGAATATCGCCGTGCAACCCGTGACCGGCTGGACGGTCGACATCGCCGGGCGCTTCGAAGATTTCAGCGACTTTGGCAACGCCAAGGTCGGCAAACTCACCAGCCGCTACGACTTCACGCCGGACGTGGCCGTGCGCGCGACCTACAGCAACGGCTTTCGCGCGCCGACGCTGGCCGAATCGTTCTATTCGGCCACCAATGTCTCGCCACGCAGCGCGTTCGTGCAACTGGCGCCGAACTCGCCGGGCGCGCGCCTGGTGGGCATCGACGGCCTGAAGCCCGAAGCATCGACCAATATCAGCGCGGGTCTGGTGCTCAATCCGGTGGCCGGCATGGCCGTCACGCTGGA
Encoded proteins:
- a CDS encoding cytochrome c — protein: MKTPILALASTVLWAGAVQAQAPAPADGKTLFARNCAACHQANGRGIPGAFPALVASPVAIGPADAAAEVLLKGRGGMPDFSTSLDDADIAAVLTYARSSWGNRAPPIAGAEVAMRRAALQVAPAGDSRFGNKH
- a CDS encoding RidA family protein encodes the protein MTFAAIRSTSCLAAALLLAPAIASAAATDIVRHKIPNSDFPIALAVSVPPGATIHFISGQVPPIVDKAAGPDTIAAFGDTKTQTVGVLQKIKEILAGMGLGMGDVVKMQVFLVGDPAQKGRADVTGFMAGYTQFFGGAQPNLPARAVMQVAGLSNPGWLVEIEVVAAKK
- a CDS encoding TonB-dependent receptor produces the protein MYKTIIHTSVAAALLSWGVAAHATDKAAEPAVDPVVDTAAAAVAPDGPAIASTGVVIVTGTRAAGLTVEDSASPIQVLDASSLARTGQPDLIQALAQNLPSLNAQAFGSDMAAMTLSARLRGLSPNNTLVLVNGKRRHGTANLAVLAGAFQGGAAADLNFIPVAAIERVEVLQDGAAAQYGTDAIAGVINIILKSNYRGGSANVSGGGYMDGGGHTGDGMANIGLTPFTDAWLSLTAETKYHGFSQRGGIDPRVVDPATMAAMPSLVNAPGYPYLNKIQGDAQYRQHIFAANFGVDLGGDTELYSFATYGKKEARAFENYRMPNRLPTIYPLGFSPQETFDEEDYAFTFGIKGKVFGNWNWDLSSTYGKDVAKLGVANSANISLFTDTGATPLDFAAGEFQASQWTNNLDLRREFDVGMATPLTLALGLEHRRDTYAIVAGDAASRYKEGAQSFPGFSLTDAGKHSRNNKAVYANIAVQPVTGWTVDIAGRFEDFSDFGNAKVGKLTSRYDFTPDVAVRATYSNGFRAPTLAESFYSATNVSPRSAFVQLAPNSPGARLVGIDGLKPEASTNISAGLVLNPVAGMAVTLDAYQITIRDRIVGSGSLYGSGGAINSPAVTAAILANGNVLDPTVVQTGINIFTNAVNTRSRGAEIVATLSSNYGAYGRVDWSAAANYNKVEVIKINQAPTQLGAQTLLDATAISHLETASPKVRVNLGGLWRMGDWTVNLRENYFGKSSEQFSTDGAVYRENRIKASLLTDLEVSYQISKAWSLSLGANNLFNEYPDKVNALTLAEQRANLDNGAVTIYPGFSPYGINGGYYYARAAVKF